One Mercurialis annua linkage group LG3, ddMerAnnu1.2, whole genome shotgun sequence DNA window includes the following coding sequences:
- the LOC126671028 gene encoding probable protein S-acyltransferase 17: MEIQWLLVFHGLTTLLIVISFLFGQWPIFQGTPIERIHYFLTFGGYDYFLRFVGAVCGSKGTNSVLSIEHYCCDRPNPTLQIIYVAIIGFTYYFIATSSFSYIPGYYISGVHRYISILAIIVGVVLFLLTSFSDPGIVNSNNVSAYLAAYPYDNIIFTEKECSTCDFQKPARSKHCGICNRCVARFDHHCGWMNNCIGEKNTRYFMAFLLWHFLLCVYGTIALGLILAGRLKELRVIYILTVYYGIENSFRTLAPHVVQWLLGSYNTQILLMVFLAVVSLLLAGFFGYHAKLCLTNTTTNETFKWQEYIIWQKKLIEAKTSAAALKASISGLSSKAKRPESKCTDIFRRSPLEDSEEVVKRNMYDKGIFHNLGEIIFPLSSRSSFLIKKSKSG, from the exons ATGGAAATACAGTGGCTTCTGGTATTTCATGGACTGACGACACTCCTCATTGTAATCTCATTTCTGTTCGGTCAATGGCCAATCTTTCAAGGCACTCCTATCGAACGCATCCATTACTTCCTCACCTTCGGTGGCTACGATTATTTCCt TCGGTTTGTTGGTGCGGTTTGTGGAAGTAAAGGGACGAATTCTGTTCTCTCTATTGAGCATTATTGCTGTGATCGCCCTAACCCTACTTTACAG ATCATATATGTGGCAATAATTGGATTTACCTATTACTTCATTGCAACATCATCCTTTAGCTATATTCCTGGGTATTATATAAGTGGAGTTCACCG GTACATAAGCATATTGGCCATCATTGTTGGTGTTGTACTCTTCCTGCTGACTAGCTTTTCTGATCCGGGCATTGTTAATTCCAATAATGTTTCAGCATATCTTGCTGCTTATCCATATGATAATATCATATTCACAGAGAAAGAGTGTTCGACTTGTGATTTTCAAAA ACCTGCTAGGTCCAAGCATTGTGGTATATGCAATCGTTGTGTTGCACGCTTTGATCATCATTGTGGGTGGATG AATAACTGTATAGGGGAGAAAAATACCCGTTACTTCATGGCTTTTCTTTTATG GCATTTCCTTCTTTGTGTATATGGAACAATTGCTCTAGGTTTGATTCTTGCAGGACGACTGAAAGAATTAAGGGTTATATACATCCTCACAG TTTACTATGGCATTGAAAATTCTTTTCGTACTTTAGCTCCACATGTTGTACAG TGGCTCTTGGGCTCATATAACACTCAAATACTTCTTATGGTGTTTCTTGCCGTAGTTTCTCTCTTGTTGGCTGGATTTTTTGGATACCATGCCAAACTGTGTCTCACAAACACCACAACAAATGAG ACATTCAAGTGGCAAGAGTACATTATTTGGCAAAAGAAGCTAATTGAAGCAAAGACTAGTGCAGCAGCACTTAAAGCAAGTATCAGTGGGTTGAGCAGCAAAGCAAAGCGTCCAGAGAGCAAATGTACAGACATTTTTCGGAGATCTCCCCTTGAAGATTCGGAGGAGGTTGTCAAAAGAAACATGTATGACAAGGGAATCTTTCACAATCTTGGTGAGATAATATTTCCACTCTCATCAAGATCATCATTTTTGATAAAGAAATCAAAGTCTGGCTGA
- the LOC126673105 gene encoding protein BONZAI 3 isoform X1, with the protein MGGCVSGDLKGGKQAIGGTLHRPMDPPPNNGGGGHNDAVDFFFRSRGLHALTTQIELALSASKLLDRDVTSKSDPMAVVYFKKTNGSLEEVGRTEVILNSLNPSWIQKITVSYHFEILQPILFQIYDVDTKYHNVPVKSLKLEDQQFLGEASCYLSEIVTKRNRMVTLNLQNRNGHGNLRNLGTLTIHTEETATSRTAIELAFRCSNLDNKDLFSLSDPFLRISRIAESGAPIPICKTEVVNNNLSPVWKPLHLSMQQFGSKDSPLVIECFDFNSSGNHVLIGKVQKSVSDLEKVHIERSGVNFISASHRGREKVLKGQLFVERFLEKEQYSFLDYISSGFELNFMVAVDFTASNGNPRNPDSLHYIDPSGRLNSYQQAIMEVGEVIQFYDSDRRFPAWGFGGRTPAGTISHCFNLNGNPNGVEVEGVEGIMSAYAAALHNVALAGPTLFGQVVNTAAQIAGQSLSETNKYFVLLIITDGVLTDLQETKDALVMASDLPLSILIVGVGGADFKQMEILDADQGCRLESSSGRVATRDIVQFVPMREVHSGQLSVVQALLEELPGQFLSYVRSRDIKPFPRHTA; encoded by the exons ATGGGAGGCTGTGTATCAGGTGATTTAAAAGGTGGAAAACAAGCTATCGGTGGGACCCTACACAGGCCCATGGATCCGCCGCCTAACAATGGCGGCGGCGGCCACAATGACGCTGTTGATTTCTTCTTTCGTTCGCGTGGCCTCCACGCTCTCACTACTCAAATTGAg CTTGCCCTATCAGCTTCAAAGTTACTCGACCGTGATGTCACATCAAAG agTGACCCAATGGCAGTTGTATATTTTAAGAAAACAAATGGGAGTTTAGAGGAAGTTGGCCGCACTGAGGTCATTTTGAACAGCTTAAATCCTTCTTGGATTCAAAAGATTACAGTTTCTTATCATTTTGAGATATTGCAGCCAATTCT CTTTCAAATCTATGATGTGGATACCAAATATCATAATGTACCTGTCAAG TCACTAAAGTTGGAGGATCAGCAATTTTTGGGAGAAGCCAGCTGTTATCTTTCTGAG ATAGTGACCAAAAGGAATCGAATGGTGACCCTGAATCTCCAAAACAGAAATGGGCATGGAAATTTGAGAAATTTAGGAACACTCACTATCCATACTGAAGAAACAGCTACTTCCAGGACTGCCATTGAGTTAGCATTCCGCTGCTCCAACTTGGACAACAAAGATCTGTTTTCTCTTAGT GATCCTTTTTTAAGAATATCTAGAATAGCTGAGAGTGGAGCTCCCATACCTATATGCAAGACTGAGGTGGTAAACAATAACTTGAGTCCAGTTTGGAAGCCTCTACATCTAAGCATGCAGCAATTTGGAAGCAAG GACAGCCCACTTGTTATTGAGTGTTTTGATTTCAACAGCAGTGGCAATCATGTCCTTATTGG CAAGGTTCAGAAATCAGTGTCTGACCTGGAAAAGGTTCACATAGAAAGAAGTGGGGTTAATTTTATATCAGCATCCCATCGAGGTCGTGAGAAG GTTCTGAAGGGTCAGCTGTTTGTGGAGCGATTTTTGGAGAAGGAGCAGTACAGTTTTCTGGATTACATTTCTAGTGGCTTTGAGTTAAATTTTATGGTTGCTGTTGACTTCACTG CTTCAAATGGAAATCCTCGAAATCCAGATTCCTTGCACTATATTGATCCTTCAGGCCGGTTGAATTCTTATCAGCAG GCTATAATGGAAGTGGGAGAGGTCATACAGTTCTATGATTCTGATAGACGTTTTCCTGCGTGGGGTTTTGGGGGAAGGACGCCTGCTGGCACAATATCACATTGCTTCAACTTGAATGGAAATCCGAATGGCGTTGAG GTGGAGGGTGTTGAAGGCATCATGTCTGCCTATGCCGCTGCTTTACACAATGTTGCTCTGGCAGGACCCACTTTGTTTGGCCAAGTGGTCAATACAGCGGCACAAATTGCTGGTCAGTCGCTTTCAGAGACTAACAAGTATTTTGTCTTGCTCATTATAACG GATGGAGTCCTGACAGATCTTCAAGAAACTAAAGATGCTTTGGTGATGGCTTCCGATCTTCCACTATCAATTCTTATAGTAGGAGTGGGAGGTGCTGACTTTAAACAAATGGAG ATCCTCGATGCTGACCAAGGATGTCGACTAGAGAGTTCGAGTGGCAGGGTGGCAACACGAGATATAGTACAATTTGTTCCAATGCGAGAAGTTCACA GTGGACAGCTTTCTGTGGTTCAAGCACTTTTAGAAGAGCTTCCTGGACAGTTTTTGTCATATGTTCGGTCTAGAGATATCAAACCATTCCCTCGTCATACAGCTTAA
- the LOC126673105 gene encoding protein BONZAI 3 isoform X2, with protein sequence MGGCVSGDLKGGKQAIGGTLHRPMDPPPNNGGGGHNDAVDFFFRSRGLHALTTQIELALSASKLLDRDVTSKSDPMAVVYFKKTNGSLEEVGRTEVILNSLNPSWIQKITVSYHFEILQPILFQIYDVDTKYHNVPVKSLKLEDQQFLGEASCYLSEIVTKRNRMVTLNLQNRNGHGNLRNLGTLTIHTEETATSRTAIELAFRCSNLDNKDLFSLSDPFLRISRIAESGAPIPICKTEVVNNNLSPVWKPLHLSMQQFGSKDSPLVIECFDFNSSGNHVLIGKVQKSVSDLEKVHIERSGVNFISASHRGREKVLKGQLFVERFLEKEQYSFLDYISSGFELNFMVAVDFTASNGNPRNPDSLHYIDPSGRLNSYQQAIMEVGEVIQFYDSDRRFPAWGFGGRTPAGTISHCFNLNGNPNGVEVEGVEGIMSAYAAALHNVALAGPTLFGQVVNTAAQIAGWSPDRSSRN encoded by the exons ATGGGAGGCTGTGTATCAGGTGATTTAAAAGGTGGAAAACAAGCTATCGGTGGGACCCTACACAGGCCCATGGATCCGCCGCCTAACAATGGCGGCGGCGGCCACAATGACGCTGTTGATTTCTTCTTTCGTTCGCGTGGCCTCCACGCTCTCACTACTCAAATTGAg CTTGCCCTATCAGCTTCAAAGTTACTCGACCGTGATGTCACATCAAAG agTGACCCAATGGCAGTTGTATATTTTAAGAAAACAAATGGGAGTTTAGAGGAAGTTGGCCGCACTGAGGTCATTTTGAACAGCTTAAATCCTTCTTGGATTCAAAAGATTACAGTTTCTTATCATTTTGAGATATTGCAGCCAATTCT CTTTCAAATCTATGATGTGGATACCAAATATCATAATGTACCTGTCAAG TCACTAAAGTTGGAGGATCAGCAATTTTTGGGAGAAGCCAGCTGTTATCTTTCTGAG ATAGTGACCAAAAGGAATCGAATGGTGACCCTGAATCTCCAAAACAGAAATGGGCATGGAAATTTGAGAAATTTAGGAACACTCACTATCCATACTGAAGAAACAGCTACTTCCAGGACTGCCATTGAGTTAGCATTCCGCTGCTCCAACTTGGACAACAAAGATCTGTTTTCTCTTAGT GATCCTTTTTTAAGAATATCTAGAATAGCTGAGAGTGGAGCTCCCATACCTATATGCAAGACTGAGGTGGTAAACAATAACTTGAGTCCAGTTTGGAAGCCTCTACATCTAAGCATGCAGCAATTTGGAAGCAAG GACAGCCCACTTGTTATTGAGTGTTTTGATTTCAACAGCAGTGGCAATCATGTCCTTATTGG CAAGGTTCAGAAATCAGTGTCTGACCTGGAAAAGGTTCACATAGAAAGAAGTGGGGTTAATTTTATATCAGCATCCCATCGAGGTCGTGAGAAG GTTCTGAAGGGTCAGCTGTTTGTGGAGCGATTTTTGGAGAAGGAGCAGTACAGTTTTCTGGATTACATTTCTAGTGGCTTTGAGTTAAATTTTATGGTTGCTGTTGACTTCACTG CTTCAAATGGAAATCCTCGAAATCCAGATTCCTTGCACTATATTGATCCTTCAGGCCGGTTGAATTCTTATCAGCAG GCTATAATGGAAGTGGGAGAGGTCATACAGTTCTATGATTCTGATAGACGTTTTCCTGCGTGGGGTTTTGGGGGAAGGACGCCTGCTGGCACAATATCACATTGCTTCAACTTGAATGGAAATCCGAATGGCGTTGAG GTGGAGGGTGTTGAAGGCATCATGTCTGCCTATGCCGCTGCTTTACACAATGTTGCTCTGGCAGGACCCACTTTGTTTGGCCAAGTGGTCAATACAGCGGCACAAATTGCTG GATGGAGTCCTGACAGATCTTCAAGAAACTAA
- the LOC126673104 gene encoding uncharacterized protein LOC126673104: protein MEQENNNKEADNPVEKFANSLALEKRNEETVEAAAKAQSFEMNNGGAGLLGKAPAKAESSKKRTPKSLKAKSKINKGPPDSITLKGEKANDNQQSRGRNRRRRNKGLLKRENNNNEFEKNTNQNLREDKLPNNSKGKEIEKNQGMSASSSKSQRNQKTEDAQFKNPENQKNKGKLDAKDKSQGDQKKAENLGGLIFMCNAKTKADCFRYQIMGVTSGKKDLVLGVKPGLKLFLFDFDLRLMYGIYKASSSGGMKLEPKAFGGSFPVQVRFSVHKDCVPLPESVFKKAIKDNYVAKNKFEIELTVRQVRKLSELFRPVAFQSLKPAAIPVFSAPVATIRDREVYEKLRDSRPHSDMEERVRDDGRSYPVLFRERDPREVVSTHREEAPRDLYMSEKEYRTYGLQRERRNPTPPRRAVSTLDPYSRNPERESLLRQPAPIYGDTVSAHRELVLADPLYSTPREFHKYDMGGRSDIFAGAPSVSAMPSGSTVTALDPYRRDPYQSYQYGTSSASAYLLPPNREEAPSSSYYIDGRRETYLNEPDPLQRREADSVDQLYLKYGVEPLAQYKPVYQEAKPETVRQLVSSRYSFAGPSVSYR, encoded by the exons ATGGAACAAGAGAATAACAATAAAGAAGCTGATAATCCTGTTGAAAAGTTTGCTAATTCACTAGCGTTAGAAAAACGAAACGAGGAAACTGTGGAAGCAGCTGCAAAAGCGCAGTCATTTGAAATGAATAATGGGGGAGCTGGGCTTCTCGGGAAAGCACCTGCAAAGGCAGAATCGTCGAAAAAACGAACTCCTAAATCACTGAAGGCCAAATCTAAAATCAATAAGGGACCTCCAGATAGCATCACTTTGAAAGGTGAGAAAGCTAACGATAATCAGCAGTCTCGAGGGAGAAACAGGAGGAGGAGGAATAAGGGTTTATTGAAGAGGGAAAATAACAATAATGAGTTTGAGAAGAATACAAACCAGAATTTGAGGGAAGATAAATTGCCAAACAATAGTAAGGGCAAAGAGATTGAAAAGAACCAGGGAATGAGTGCTAGTTCAAGTAAAAGCCAGCGTAACCAAAAGACTGAAGATGCCCAGTTTAAAAATccagaaaatcaaaagaacaaaGGAAAGCTTGATGCCAAGGATAAGAGCCAAGGAGATCAAAAAAAGGCAGAGAATCTCGGTGGTTTGATCTTTATGTGTAATGCAAAGACCAAAGCAGATTGTTTCCGATATCAAATCATGGGTGTGACATCTGGTAAAAAGGATCTTGTGCTAGGTGTGAAACCCGGACTTAAACTTTTCCTATTTGATTTTGATCTGAGACTTATGTATGGGATCTATAAAGCATCTTCTTCCGGTGGGATGAAACTGGAGCCAAAGGCTTTTGGTGGGTCCTTCCCAGTTCAG GTACGGTTCAGTGTTCATAAGGACTGCGTTCCACTCCCTGAAAGTGTTTTCAAGAAGGCTATAAAGGACAATTATGTTGCAAAAAACAAGTTTGAGATTGAACTCACTGTTCGACAA GTCAGGAAGCTCAGTGAACTTTTCCGACCAGTTGCATTCCAATCACTGAAGCCAGCTGCAATTCCTGTCTTTTCCGCACCAGTGGCAACTATTCGAGATAGAGAGGTATATGAGAAACTAAGAGACTCACGACCTCATTCAGACATGGAAGAAAGAGTCAGAGATGATGGTAGGAGTTATCCTGTGCTTTTCCGTGAAAGAGATCCGCGGGAGGTGGTATCAACACATAGAGAGGAAGCTCCCCGTGATTTATACATGAGCGAAAAGGAGTATCGAACTTATGGTCTTCAAAGAGAGAGAAGAAACCCGACTCCTCCACGTAGGGCTGTTTCCACTCTAGATCCCTATTCTAGGAATCCAGAAAGAGAGAGCCTTCTTCGACAGCCAGCCCCTATATACGGAGATACTGTCTCCGCGCATAGAGAATTAGTTCTCGCAGACCCTCTTTACTCGACTCCGAGAGAGTTTCACAAGTATGATATGGGTGGTAGAAGTGATATTTTCGCCGGAGCTCCTTCAGTTTCTGCAATGCCATCTGGTTCTACTGTGACAGCATTAGACCCTTATAGAAGGGATCCATATCAGTCTTATCAGTACGGTACATCTTCCGCGAGCGCGTATTTGCTCCCACCGAATAGGGAGGAAGCTCCTTCAAGTTCATATTATATTGATGGTAGAAGAGAGACCTACCTAAATGAGCCTGATCCTTTGCAGAGGAGAGAAGCTGATTCAGTGGATCAACTTTACTTGAAATACGGGGTTGAACCACTAGCACAATATAAACCGGTTTACCAAGAAGCCAAACCAGAAACAGTACGCCAATTGGTTTCATCTCGGTACTCATTTGCTGGTCCGTCCGTCTCTTATCGATAA
- the LOC126673462 gene encoding uncharacterized protein LOC126673462, whose product MNFTTEVRLEPPATGAPSKLKEEGYVIRRRKALRRVDRELSKGNFKNALSLVKQLKGKPFGLRGFGAAKQVPKNGSALDKFEFDGVNLSPFRALVNSVMDSIENHAQFSLEDDDSREYSCEEDHFLCLQHEAGHFLVGYLLGALPKAYRVPSMEELRYGEFAGAKVEFLGFEFLREVGAAQMLRKNNTNEEACSKGSRGKISSKTLNHFSCIILGGLVVEHLVFGHSRGHYYDVDKLNSTFEWLNLPDVDASFQVRWAAINTIFVLNRHHKARSKLAETMSTGQSIGYCIEAIENAIDENEI is encoded by the exons atgaaCTTTACCACTGAGGTCCGACTAGAACCTCCGGCAACCGGAGCGCCGTCGAAATTGAAAGAAGAGGGTTATGTTATACGACGTCGTAAGGCGCTGAGAAGAGTGGACAGAGAGCTATCCAAAGGCAACTTCAAGAACGCTCTCTCGCTTGTCAAGCAATTAAAAGGGAAGCCATTTGGCCTACGTGGTTTTGGCGCCGCCAAACAG GTGCCTAAAAATGGATCAGCATTggataaatttgaatttgatgGGGTAAATTTATCGCCATTTCGAGcattggttaattcggttatgGATTCGATAGAAAACCATGCTCAGTTCTCTTTAGAAGATGATGACAGTAGAGAGTATAGCTGTGAAGAAGATCATTTCTTGTGTCTTCAA caTGAAGCTGGTCACTTTCTAGTTGGTTATTTGCTCGGGGCTCTACCGAAAGCATATAGAGTACCATCTATGGAGGAACTGAGATACGGAGAATTTGCAGGAGCGAAAGTAGAGTTTTTGGGATTTGAGTTCCTCCGAGAA GTCGGTGCTGCACAAATGCTGAGGAAGAATAACACCAACGAAGAAGCATGCAGCAAG GGCAGTAGAGGCAAAATTTCATCAAAG ACATTAAACCATTTTTCATGCATAATATTAGGAGGCTTGGTAGTGGAACACTTAGTATTTGGACATTCAAGAGGTCACTATTACGATGTTGACAAG CTAAACAGCACATTTGAATGGTTAAACTTGCCTGATGTTGACGCAAGCTTCCAAGTAAGATGGGCTGCGATTAACACCATCTTCGTGTTGAATCGTCATCATAAAGCTAGATCAAAACTAGCAGAAACCATGTCAACCGGTCAATCAATTGGCTACTGCATTGAAGCAATAGAGAATGCAAttgatgaaaatgaaatttaa
- the LOC126673322 gene encoding uncharacterized protein LOC126673322 gives MNRIVQCPTLEELTIVNCPTNFACKILGEPEANASYETTAAKVLFPKLKYLKLSIVKFEKIWQARQWELSHLLQILTAWNLEGCGNLKYLLSSSMVKCLPHHKTLEICNCMSMEEIVVAEEFEGRLGELFLPELNLLKLKDLPKLVQFCQSDLLECPALESLWIEKCFELRTFISNAQSSNKTAGNELEMLNSSLFDEKVFFLSLFFSFLLIL, from the exons ATGAACCGTATTGTGCAATGTCCTACTTTGGAAGAGTTAACTATAGTTAATTGCCCAACCAACTTTGCTTGTAAAATCTTAGGGGAACCAGAAGCAAATGCATCATATGAGACTACTGCAGCAAAG GTGCTTTTCCCAAAGTTGAAGTACCTGAAACTGTCAATAGTTAAGTTTGAGAAGATATGGCAGGCTAGGCAGTGGGAACTGTCTCATCTCCTTCAGATTTTAACAGCCTGGAATTTAGAAGGGTGCGGCAATCTAAAATATCTATTATCATCATCTATGGTTAAATGTTTGCCTCATCACAAAACACTTGAAATATGCAATTGTATGAGTATGGAAGAAATCGTTGTTGCGGAAGAATTTGAAGGACGGCTGGGGGAGTTGTTTCTGCCTGAGTTAAACTTACTGAAGCTCAAAGATCTTCCAAAACTCGTGCAGTTCTGTCAGAGTGACTTGCTTGAATGTCCTGCCTTAGAAAGCCTGTGGATAGAAAAATGCTTTGAATTGAGGACATTTATATCCAATGCTCAAAGCTCAAACAAGACAGCTGGTAATGAGCTTGAGATGCTGAATTCCTCACTCTTTGATGAAAAGGTGTTTTTTTTATCCCTCTTCTTTTCGtttctattaattttatga
- the LOC126673461 gene encoding uncharacterized protein LOC126673461, whose protein sequence is MGSVIYYSGRISPVRTRLCCGITVSLSSSVSFSRQQALEQLDKELAKGDERAALGLVKNLQGKPDGLKCFGGARQVPQRLYTLDELKLNGIETASLLSPEDATLGSIERNLQLFGVLGGIAVWNAFGFSAQQAFYFSLGFLFLLTLDAVSFNGGIGNLVLDTIGHTFSSKYHNRVIQHEAGHFLIAYLMGILPKGYTLTSYEALQKEGSLNVQAGTAFVDFEFLQEVDAGKLSATTLNRFSCIALAGVATEYLLYGYAEGGLADINKLDLLLKGLGFTQKKADSQVRWSVLNTILILRRHEEARAKLAEAMTMGKSVGNCIGIIEDTVDDADI, encoded by the exons ATGGGCAGTGTGATATATTACAGTGGTAGAATTTCACCAGTAAGGACAAGATTATGCTGTGGTATTACAGTAAGTTTATCCTCATCAGTTAGTTTTTCAAGGCAGCAAGCGTTGGAACAATTAGACAAGGAGCTAGCCAAAGGAGATGAGAGAGCAGCACTTGGTCTGGTCAAAAACTTGCAGGGCAAACCAGACGGGCTTAAATGTTTTGGTGGTGCAAGACAAGTTCCACAGAGGCTTTATACATTGGATGAACTGAAACTTAATGGAATAGAAACTGCTTCACTTTTGTCTCCTGAGGATGCTACGCTTGGCTCCATTGAAAGGAATTTGCAGCTTTTTGGTGTTCTTGGTGGTATTGCTGTTTGGAATGCTTTTGGGTTTAGTGCACAGCAggctttttatttttctcttggtttcttgtttttgttgacTTTGGATGCC GTTTCTTTCAATGGAGGAATTGGGAATTTGGTTCTGGATACAATTGGTCATACTTTTAGTAGTAAATACCACAACAGGGTTATTCAA CATGAAGCTGGGCATTTCTTGATTGCATACTTAATGGGCATTCTTCCGAAGGGTTATACACTAACTAGCTATGAAGCTTTACAAAAGGAAGGATCTCTTAATGTTCAAGCAGGAACTGCTTTTGTAGATTTCGAGTTCCTCCAAGAA GTTGATGCCGGAAAATTATCAGCTACG ACCTTGAATAGATTCTCATGCATCGCGCTAGCAGGTGTAGCAACAGAGTATCTTCTCTACGGATACGCTGAGGGAGGCCTTGCTGATATAAACAAG TTGGATTTGCTGTTGAAAGGCTTAGGATTTACACAGAAGAAAGCAGATTCTCAAGTCCGATGGTCCGTACTGAACACCATTTTAATTTTGCGTCGACACGAAGAAGCTAGAGCTAAACTTGCGGAGGCCATGACCATGGGGAAATCTGTTGGAAATTGTATTGGTATTATAGAAGATACTGTAGATGATGCAGATATATAG
- the LOC126673464 gene encoding histone H2AX, whose protein sequence is MSSTGGTTKGGRGKPKASKSVSRSHKAGLQFPVGRIARFLKAGKYAERVGAGAPVYLSAVLEYLAAEVLELAGNAARDNKKNRIVPRHIQLAVRNDEELSKLLGSVTIANGGVLPNIHQTLLPKKVGKGGKDDIGSASQEF, encoded by the exons atgagTTCAACAGGCGGCACAACCAAGGGAGGAAGAGGAAAGCCAAAGGCCTCAAAGTCAGTTTCCCGGTCACACAAGGCCGGATTACAATTCCCAGTCGGTAGAATCGCCAGGTTTCTCAAGGCCGGAAAATACGCCGAGCGTGTCGGCGCCGGAGCTCCCGTCTACCTCTCTGCTGTCCTTGAATACCTTGCCGCTGAG GTGTTGGAGTTGGCTGGGAATGCAGCGAGAGATAACAAGAAGAACAGGATTGTCCCAAGGCATATACAGTTAGCTGTGAGGAATGATGAGGAGTTGAGTAAGCTTTTGGGATCCGTTACGATTGCGAATGGAGGTGTTTTGCCGAATATTCATCAGACTTTACTGCCGAAGAAAGTCGGTAAAGGAGGGAAAGATGATATTGGATCTGCTTCTCAGGagttttag